In the genome of Oryzias melastigma strain HK-1 linkage group LG4, ASM292280v2, whole genome shotgun sequence, the window tctactACTTTTATAAAGAAGAgctaaatcagatttttttttcttagaaaagctaaatcaaaaaaataaaacaaataatttttaatgacatcattGTTACAAACTCAACCTCTACCAAGTAACAAAATAACGTTATTCCTTGTTTGCTTCTAAATGCACCGAAGTGTGAGAAAGTAAGATGATCCAGAAACTTCTGGCCTCTGAGTCACAGGAAATGTTCCTCCAGTAGAAACCTCACGTTAGACTCAGATTCAGGGGGAACAGCGTCCTGTTTGACAAAGCACAGGTTATGTCCTCGGACGACCTCTGAGGTGAGCTGACTGATTGTCTCGTTACCGGAGTAAATACGGTCTGAGTGACATCAGAGCGGCGCCTGTATAAAGCCTCCCGGTTACAGTACAATCACACATTCAGCTGCCAGGCTTTTGACTGCAGGCGTCTTTACCTTCTTCAGCTTCTATCACCAAAATCCAGAGTCTTCAGCACCATGGTCAGCAGCAGGATGCTGCTCCTCAGCGCCTCCTGCTGGCTGCTGGTGGCTTTGGGGAGCTGTGAGGAGCAGATAGAGGAGCGCTCGCCTGAGTTTGAAGTCTTCAAGACTCAAGAGGAGAAGGAGCTGGTGAGCTACAACTCATTTTAAACGGCTGACATGAATACTGTCAAGTATGACAAATGACTTCTTTTGactgtttccatttttaaaattgtagttgaGCTGTTATAACCAAATCATCTTTGAAAGTTCTTTTCTTGCATTTCcatgagttgtttttttaacagttcaCGTGTGACAGTGACTTCATTTATAAACGTTGTTGTGTCTTCAGATTGAAGCTCTGCAGGAAGTTCTGGAGAAGCTGAGGAACAAACAGCTGCCCTCATCAGAGAAGAAGCTGGGCTGGCTTCCCCCTGTGAGCGAGAGTTCCTTTCATCACAGCAGAAGCTTCAAGTCCCactacaatcatttttttttaatcaattttcgaagcatttccagtgatctttttatcatgattgtgttgtttttagccaaaatattttaaaaagtgtcattttctaggacaaagtttctgcagagcggcagtagttcattagaaattcacctctgagttatgcATAGAGTAGTATATAGTAAAGTACTCGGAGTAGGAAgcgtgttttctacatcacagatACTCTCTTTCATAAATGTcttctttgtgtctttgtgaGTCAGTGCGATGCAGGTGAACAGTGTGCTGTGCGGAAAGGCTCCAGGGTCGGGAAGATGTGTGGATGTCCCAGAGGGACGGAGTGTAACTTCAGCATCCTCAAGTGTCTGTAGAGCTCCACATTTAAACCTTCTGCTGatccaaaatgaaaataaagtttttaaaaacattaacctTCCTGATGCAGATTTGTACACTTCATCAATCTCACTTCAATACTATTCTCTTTAGTCCGATTCTGATATCAAGATATCGTAAAATTCAGCTAATCAAGCAATGAATAAAGATGAAAAGGTAGAACGTTCTTGAAATAATGTGGCTCAAATGGgctatttaaatattcatttatataaACTCTGACTGTAGGtaggaaattttatttttttatatttaattgatCCTAATGATCagataacataaaaaagaataccagatataaacagaaaaacattcagaaaataaGGAGATTAACCCTATAGTCTATAACCATTCAcatcatattaaaaacacacatttctgactTCCATATTTCATTAGCATTAtctaaactttctttaaaaatccataACTTGGTTCCTGTTCTCTGCCTGCacttcatcatcattccactagggatAGTAGAAGGGCGTATGATTTCAAACATATGAGGAATTTGTCTTGGTGATGATGGTGCATACAGGCATAAATGAAAACANNNNNNNNNNNNNNNNNNNNNNNNNNNNNNNNNNNNNNNNNNNNNNNNNNNNNNNNNNNNNNNNNNNNNNNNNNNNNNNNNNNNNNNNNNNNNNNNNNNNNNNNNNNNNNNNNNNNNNNNNNNNNNNNNNNNNNNNNNNNNNNNNNNNNNNNNNNNNNNNNNNNNNNNNNNNNNNNNNNNNNNNNNNNNNNNNNNNNNNNNNNNNNNNNNNNNNNNNNNNNNNNNNNNNNNNNNNNNNNNNNNNNNNNNNNNNNNNNNNNNNNNNNNNNNNNNNNNNNNNNNNNNNNNNNNNNNNNNNNNNNNNNNNNNNNNNNNNNNNNNNNNNNNNNNNNNNNNNNNNNNNNNNNNNNNNNNNNNNNNNNNNNNNNNNNNNNNNNNNNNNNNNNNNNNNNNNNNNNNNNNNNNNNNNNNNNNNNNNNNNNNNNNNNTTTGTGAGTCAGTGCGATGCAGGTGAACAGTGTGCTGTGCGGAAAGGCTCCAGGGTCGGGAAGTTGTGTGGATGTCCCAGAGGGACGGAGTGTAACTTCAGCATCCTCAAGTGTCTGTAGAGCTCCACATTTAAACCTTCTGCTGatccaaaatgaaaataaagtttttaaaaacattaacctTCCTGATGCAGATTTGTACACTTCATCAATCTCACTTCAATACTATTCTCTTTAGTCCAATTCTGATATCAAGATATCGTAAAATTCAGCTAATCAAGCAATGAATAAAGATGAAAAGGTTGAGCGTTCCTAAAATAAAGTGGCTCATATGGcctatttaaatattcatttatataaACTCTGACTCTAGGtaggaaattttatttttttatatttcattgatCCTAATgatcagaaaacataaaaaaagaataccagatataaacagaaaaacattcagaaaataaGGAGATTAACCCTATAGTCTATAACCATTCAcatcatattaaaaacacacatttctgactTCCATATTTCATTAGCATTAtctaaactttctttaaaaatccataACTTGGTTCATGTTCTCTGCCTGCacttcatcatcattccactaggggcagtagaagggcgtATGATTTCACACATATGAGGAATTTGTCTTGGTGATGATGGTGCATACATgcataaatgaaaacacagttAAGTAAGAAAAGGAAATAtttcaacataaatatatatatatatatatatatatatatatatgcacacaATGTGAAACTGTGGTAAAAAGCATGACTGCTTCCAAGAAAAttgctgcttccatgaaatctcaaacatttttgatgggAAAAAGTtctgctaattttcaaaacataatgTTGAGAATAACTAATAACTAAACTGTTATTCAGGTATTTAAATTAGTACTTGCTGTACTGAAAGAATACCAAATTTGTTGATAATCCATTTATtaataatacagttacaccattttaaaaatgttttgatcaaatttgagacagcaGTGGCTAAATAAGGagattttttccccctgaacAATCACCAGgatttttacatcttaaacaaatttaaacaatactacaaaaattgaaaattcaGTCTATACCTTGGATCAGGATCAacttaaagtgaataaaattgGAATAATAgacattctaaataaaaaaaatgaattgaaaattTGATGACATCTTAAAACTCAAAAGTACACAaacttaaatttgaaaaaaaaggattgacCCCCTGTCAAAGAGATTATGGTAATGCAATTTCAGCTACAGAACAGCGTCTTTTGGTGTCACTTAtgtcaaataaacaaactttgGGAAAACATCATCACTACAGCACATAGTAGGGGGGAATACATAGGCCTCACCAACAACAGATGCTGTTCTGGAGCGGAAATAACACCAACACAACCTCTA includes:
- the LOC112150832 gene encoding cocaine- and amphetamine-regulated transcript protein; translation: MVSSRMLLLSASCWLLVALGSCEEQIEERSPEFEVFKTQEEKELIEALQEVLEKLRNKQLPSSEKKLGWLPPCDAGEQCAVRKGSRVGKMCGCPRGTECNFSILKCL